The DNA sequence AATTGTCCGAGCCGTGTTTGTTCTCTTTATTGCAACTGCAACTGCCAGACGGCCACCTCCTTTCACATGCCTGCTGATGTTGACCATACAACTAATGCGCAATAGGGTTGCTGTCTTTCCCGAGAGGGCGAATCGGGCTCGCCCTACACAACTGGCGGCGGCGCATCTAGTTCCGCGCGAGCAATCAATGAACAGCCCCAAACAACCCGAGCTCACGTCCACGGTGGACATGATGGGCACGCCTCTGGATCGCGCCGGCGGCATAGACACAGTCAGCAGCCTCTCGACCAACATATCAACAAGCCTTTACGACTGCACGAGTGGACCAGCTACAATCGGACGTGGACCTCCAGGGAGCTGCGACAGGAGAGGATAGAGTTCTTCGATACTCGGGTGACTGGGCGACAGGAAATCTGGCAAACACTACACGCTGTGCTGGAGGTTTTGTGGGCATCCGCAGAGGCTGTGCGCAATGGGCAGGTTGGGAGGAGAAGTGAAGATGATGGGCCTAGCGAAGAGGACCCGGCGATAGCACTGGCGACAGCCCAGAGCATTCTCGATGCTGCCGATATCACGCTGCCGACAGGAGACTTGTACAATGGGGCCTACGATGCGTTTGGAAACTACTACCAACTACCACATCACATCGTGGCGGATCCAACGAATTTGGAATGGCGGCCAGGCTGGGAACATGAGGATTTGGATGACACCAAGGCAGACTTGACTGCCGGGGAGGAGACCACCGAGGAACGGGACGACCTCGAAGACGAGGCCGAGAGGAGGCGTGAGGAAAAGGgcaagggggtggttgatgttaAGGATCTCATCGCCATCAGAGCCAGGCTGAGTGATGGATCGAAAGATGTCAACGTCTCAGTTGGCAAGGGAGACTCTGTAAGAAGTCTGGCTAGACAGATCGCAGAGGATGCAAATGTGAGCCAACATCTTTTACCCCGGATTTAACCCACCAGACTCCCGCATACTAACAACAAACAGCTACCTCCCAGCAAGAAGATTCGCATCGCCTACATGGGCAGGGTTCTGAAGGAGAGTACGCCTCTGCTCGAGCAGGGCTACAAGCAGGGTCATGTTGTCAATGCTTTAGTGTTCAACCGGTAGGACCGCTGTTCACCGGCGGACGAGCAGACACCCCATCATTTGTTTTCCTCAGGCTCAGAGGTCACCTTACCTGTTCCGTTTGCCGCTAATAGTCGGTACACTGAACCACTGCCGATCTCTGATTCGTCGCTCCGTCCAAACTGGAATAATCGGAGACGCACACGCACATCTTCGGCCATTCGTGCTTTGCATGACCACCTCCAGCGGTTCCAGGAGCGCCGCCAGGAACGTCTTGCCCGTTTGACCGAGGATATTCTGGATGACAGCCGGGCACCTCTGCTGTATACTGACGCGTCTGCATCTGGTAGAGTCGAGGTGTGGAATCCGTATGCTGGGCTGCTTCCTTATCACGTTGTGCTCTGCCCGACGTGATTTTGATGGGGAAACAAACTATTAGCGCCGACATTTCAGCTTGTTTCAAGTCGCTGTAACATTAACGCTCCCATTTTCACCCTAATTCCGACGACCACACGCAAACCGACACTCGAGCACAGAACGTTTCAGCCCGCACCCAACGCACCATTACAGCACCATtgaccaccacaccactggCCGTCTTGTCACTAGTCTTATACCCCCCGAAGTTGAAGAGTAGCAGCATGAAACAGGGTGGAAAGCGCATCAAAGTttaagtttttttttttttttttttttttcccagGAAAGGGGAGGTAGGAAGTGGGTAGTGGGGGAGGTAGCAAAGCGCAGGTTCTCTTAATTATTTCCATACCAGGAGCCTCGTTTTTCTTGCATTCTTCTCTTGTTGACTGAGTGTATGAAGGTGGGAAAGTTTGGCTTCATGTTTTCATGGGACTACCTACTCAACCCAGTCACTGTTTGTTTGATTCATTCTCGAAACGGCGTTTCGCATGGGGCGGGTAGGGTGCATCAGGGTTCGGGTCGGGTCGGGTCgggggggatggaaagaTAGTTTTTATTTATCTAGCGGAATACCCAAGTATgatatgttttttttttttttttctttttttttttttttttggtttctttccTCAAATGGCTCCCTACCTTGCCCTACGGGGGTATTTTATCGTGATGATAAGCCAAAGTGAAATGGAATGATAACAAAGTGAAAAGGTTTGATAGAGTCACAAGATGATCTCACATCTTCATATCACCACATCAGAAAACCCAACAAGATAAAAACCACACCCTCTCTATTTTCCCCAACCCCTATCCCGTccgactgactgactgattGCTAACCCCTACCTAGacaaacaaacccaacaaaGTACCTTTTTGCAAAGCGCTTCAACAAGCtgaacaaacaaacaaacaaacaagaaaACTGTTCATTACAGCCTTTTATCACTCACTTCAAAAATCCCCATTCCTGCTCTAATACTATCATTTCCACCCTTACGCAGCACTCCCAATCTTATTCAACCCCTTCAaactccccaaactcaacgCCAGCCCCTGCGACCTACTCCGTATCCTCAAAAATCCCGTAATCggcccatcctcaccctccttctcaatgCTCAAGTTGGCCAGGGCATCCTCACCTAATTTCCCTCAtcgtcagcatcatcatctcacCCATGatcaagaaacaaaaacttACCAAACACACTCCTAGCATACAAATTCG is a window from the Podospora pseudocomata strain CBS 415.72m chromosome 6, whole genome shotgun sequence genome containing:
- a CDS encoding hypothetical protein (COG:S; EggNog:ENOG503P6E4); protein product: MGCCLSREGESGSPYTTGGGASSSARAINEQPQTTRAHVHGGHDGHASGSRRRHRHSQQPLDQHINKPLRLHEWTSYNRTWTSRELRQERIEFFDTRVTGRQEIWQTLHAVLEVLWASAEAVRNGQVGRRSEDDGPSEEDPAIALATAQSILDAADITLPTGDLYNGAYDAFGNYYQLPHHIVADPTNLEWRPGWEHEDLDDTKADLTAGEETTEERDDLEDEAERRREEKGKGVVDVKDLIAIRARLSDGSKDVNVSVGKGDSVRSLARQIAEDANLPPSKKIRIAYMGRVLKESTPLLEQGYKQGHVVNALVFNR